ATGTTCAAAGTGTTTTGTACACACCCGGGCAAGCTGAAATAGAAGAGCTGAGATGGCATAATTGTTGGTTGTGgatctgaaataatttataagagGCATTTCATGTGATGATATTGTCTGTAGGCCTTATCTGGGATCCATTTATAACCTTCAGGAAGTCTCTGAAATCATAAGCAAAAGTTTTGTACACATGCATTACAGCCAAAGAAATTTTGGAAACATAGTTTTTGTAAATACGACCATGAAATCAAGTGTATCTGCTGACTACACAAAGTTGGTTTTCTGAATAGAACATTCATGATTTCAAACattattcctagaaacataaataaatagcTCTTCCATTATTTGTGTGgccttgcttaaaaaaaattacttttttgttttctgctgtcTCTGCTATAAAATaaggttttggcttaggtcaccTCCAAGGTTCCTTCCAGCTGAACACTTTTTGTAGGATGGTACTCCAGCAAAATGGTGGAGAAAATCGAATTTTAACTTAGTTTTGTCCGGATTCCATTCCATTTACTCCCCTACTCAATGGTATTTTCCTAACTCTCTCTTCTAATACCATCCAATTATCTGTCCAACTTTGAGAAGATCTATAATCAATCACTGAAATTGTGTTGAAATTTTGATGCAACCTaacagagggaaagaataatAGATTAGAAATGAAGCATGAGCCAAGTTGTAAAGGTCACTTGTCCTATAAACTTGGGCAACTTGTTTGACTTCtttaacctcagtttccccatctgtgaaatgggcataaaGATGACTGTcctatttatttacttcacaGGTTAATATGGAGTTCATATGacataaaataggaaaaacacTTTGTAGCTCTATTAATGTAGGCCACAATTACTAACTTAAGTCAATGTTTTTTCCACATTGCCTTTTAGGCTTCATCTTCTTTTGAAATCCAAGCATTAATAGAGTTGGTGAGGAGGGTCCTTTCAGGGGCAGGGTTCCTTCTCTGGTGCTTGGAACCACACCTGAGAGATGGTTATCCACTCCACCTGTGCAGAGAGTTGATTATTAAAATAGTAATTGACCCATTTACAACAGGCAAAAAGGGAAAGTTTTTTTGTAACCAAATATCATGGAAGTACAAGTAACTTCCAATTTTCTAAAAGTCAACTGTATCACAAGATTCACAGATTATCTGTGGGAAATCTTTTAGCTCTCACTGCCTTACTTATAGGGAGCAGATAAGTACCTTTTCACCTCAAATCTTACTCTTCATGTTGCCTGTTGTTAAGGAGTTGTGAGGGAGAGAGGTTTGAGGTTACAGCTTCCTGTCTCCACACCTTTAGCTGATTTAGCTGCTAGGAAAGGCTTTGAAAGCAAAGCACTAAATTCATCATCAAAACAACTTGTTAATTCAGTTAGAGAAATGTCAGTCAAGCGAATCTTTTGATACCAGAAGCAAATACAAGTGATGGACTGACAATGTTTCTCTTTGAATGCTGTAGGTTTGACCTAGGTAGACTTGCCTGACTACTTACAAGAAGGAAAACCAAATATCCACAGGGAAAGGCTAGGTCTGCTCAGACCAAATAAACCTGAGAAGGGTGCTCTTCAGTCCTAGTATGAAAGGACTCAAGTACAAGTTAGTATAGGGAAGCTAAATatttctctagtgtcttctgaGTCTGggtatattcttaaattttacaaTGTGTTCTTAAATTATTTGAAGTCCTGTGGATTCCCTGAAACTCAGAGAaccaaaaatacatttcaaagccaaatatcatttgatttttcCATTACTGGTAGCTGTGACTTATCAACGTTAATACTCCACTCCAATAGAGTAAGGTGTGCAATTTCACAATGctccattttaagaaaaaaataagtattgtgTCTACCGTAAGTTATAATGACCACATATATTCAATATCATTTAGAGAAATTGGTAATCTTTTTCTGCCACCAAAAgtgaatttctttcatttagtgtGCCTTCAAAGCAGATGTAGATTTTGAAGTCCTATGAGATGGTTTCTCACTTAGGCTTCTCTACATGATTGACATGAACCAAGGTGGGACCAAGGGCTATCAGGATATAAATGTTGAAAACAAGAAGTTCTATCAACCAGTCCTTAACTTGGGTTGAACCCAAGGAGACCATTGCCACACACTAGCACATATTTGGCAAACCACTTCAAGCATAACACCTAGCTTTAAAATTATGTGTTGAcatggaagacagaaaaaagtaaacattgaCAAATACATTGGATGTCTCTTTTCATCAAATGGTCATGTAATCAATATTTTTCAAGCTCTTTCCCAACAAATTTTAGTAAAAGGAGTCACACAAAAAAggacttttctttcccctttgcagTTGTTGGATGTGCCATCAACCAGGAGAATACTGAATATGTAACAGCcagtcacgaccctgagatcttggaTTGCTCCTCTCTGAGAGATTGCTCAATTTGTAGTGCTGAGGTAGAATGGGTTCAGAGAAATCCCCTTAACCATGCCGAGGTTTGAATTTGGAGGCCCCATGGATGAACAGAAGGAAAGTCTATCTTCTAGTTATCTCACTATATTATGCTTTGTGAAGGAAAAACAGATTCGGGAGAGAAAGACCACCACTTCTCCCTTGTGAGAACAGAAAACAGTGAACTAAGCTCCAAGGAGTCAACTGTGTTCCCAGGAACTTTTGAGGTAACTCGTATTCTCTTTGCAGTGGTCTCTTAGGCTGGAAGAATGTCTTTTTCATAGCCCAGATGTCTAAACGTCACCTCAGTTTCTCATAATGAGTGAAGAAGAGAAGTaggcaaaagaaaaacaggattaCTTACTGGTTGGTGTGTATGGCCTGAGGATAATCATTTTtaactcctccttctccctccctcaccacaTCTAAGCCAATGCTGAGTTCTGCCAGTTTTAAcctgtaaatatttcttgagctcATCTACTTCTCTGTAATCCTAGTTCAGACCCTTATCACCTCTTGCCTAGGCTACTACGACTGGATactaactggtctccctgtttACATCCTCGTGCCCTTTAAATTTACCCTCCACTTTTTTACTAAAGtggtatatataaaatgaaatcaccTGTCTGCTTAAGATACTTCAATAGGTGTTCATCTCCAGCAGGAGAGCCCAAGCTGTGAACCATGCTTGTTTTGCCAGTCTTGTCTTTTACAAGTCATGTACCAGCAAAACGGAGACAGCTGTAATTCCCCACATCTGCCATACTTTTTTACCTCCTTATCTCCTCTGCatagaatcttctttttttctctttgtcttgtgTTCCCCGTAGGCCACTACCTCACACACTTTTCTCCACCACACACTCTCCTACTTCACTTCACCCCCTGACACAAAGACTCATCTTGCTAGGCTTTTACTTAATAAACTTGTTGAATACATGTATGCATACTTCCACACTCAGGTCCGCAGTCACTTTCAGAAATCCTTAGCTGGTTCTTCAGTTGCCTGCAGAAATGCTGTGCAGATCACTGTGCCACTATTTTAAAAGCAGCTGTTTATGAACCTTTTTTCCCACCAAACTGTAAGCTGCCCAAGGATAGAAACTGAGCCCTGTTCATCTTTGGGAAATagattttttctcttctgtgtgcATCTTGGGAGGGTGTCACATTCTGAGTGATATCAGACATTCAGCAAACTACTGGAGTATAGATGCTAgagcttcttctccttcttctgtctcttttccccctctctccaccTCACTGTGGGTGCTGGGAAAAGGAAGCCAAACCTGGTCACCATCCAGGATTTCTCTCCAGCTTTCCTTGGTTTTCCTGTTTATGCTCCCTCTTATTGCTCTAGCAAAGAAGTCCtatgctcatttttttccttatgtcaGCTCTTAAAGGCAGAGCGGGAAGAATTTGCTGCCCCTTAACACAGAATCCCAATAATTAGGAACAGAAACAATCCCCGGAGGGCTCAGTAAGCAGAAACACCAACGCCTGACCTGGGCTCCTTGAAAAGCAGGGGGAGATGTTGGCATTTCTTGCTGGGTTTGGTTCTTTTAATCAGAACTGGACCAGTGATTCTTTCTAAGtaaacaaagaataaaaccaaGCAAAATGAAATGCAACAAAAAACAAGTTGAATTTCCCTATCATGACAGGTTGAAACTTTTGGTTCCTTATATGTGTTTTTCAGTGCTTTTAGGGGGtgtttgaatgaatgataaatgaaGCTAATGTTGTTGAGACACAAATTTTGAATAAGGATTTAATGATGGTAGTCAGACCTAGCTGCTGATAACAATGACACAGTCAGATTACCACCTTTCACTTATTGATTATTTAATGAGATCCTGTCGTTCACACCGTAGTATACAAAGAAACATAACAGATTGTCCTTGCTCAAAGAAGACCTGGAAACTGGAAGTCTAGAggaaataaatacacacaaatcAAGAGCTCGAAGCATATGAAACAAGAGGTGTTCCACATGTAGAACCTGACCAAATGGCAAATGAGTGATACAGATAGTAATCATTTTGAGACCTGAGAAGGGAGAGACACTCTAGGCCATGAACTTAGTTGACAAAGTATGGAAAGAGGAATGCGCACACAGTACTTTGCTGGGATGTTAACTTAAAACAGTCCGGCTAATTGGGGAGATTGGGTTtgaggagatgaggctggaaaaaCCTGTGGAGGCCCTAGGAACTGAGGATAAGAAATGAGTTTTCAATTGTTAaatcactggttctcaaacttgactgCAAATTAGAATCTCCTGAGAAACTAAAAATATTGATGTCTGGGTCCTATACACAGAGATTCTGATTAAATTGGCCCAGGAatcaaaggtttttaaaaactgcagCTGATTCTAATATGCTGTCAGCTTGAGAAATCTGTTACACGATCATGATTTTCAACCCTCACTAAATATTAGAATCAAAGGGGGGAATTTTTATGACAATACTAAAGAtgacccacagaatgggaaaaatatatgcaaatcatatatctgataagaaacTTGCatcaaaaatatgtaaagcactctgacaattcaacaataaaaaggcaacccagtTAAGTGGGCAAATGatctgaatacacatttctctAAAAAGGATAGACAAATGCTTAAAAAGAATGTagaaaatgctccacatcatcaGTCATTCGAGAAATGCGTATCAAACAACAATAAGATACTGTTTCATATCCACCAGAATGGCTATAGTAACAAAAGTgaacaataacaagtgttggcaaggaggtggagaaatcagaatcctcagacactgctggtaggaatgtaaaatagtgcagttgctttggaaaacagtttgtcagctcctcaaaaagttaaactgAGTTACCAtataacctagcaattccactccaggtatacacccaagagaactgaaaacgtatgtccacacaaaaatgtgcacatcaatgttcatagcagcagtattcataatagcaaaaaagtgaaagcaagtgatgaatggaaaaacaaaatgtgtatatacatacaacaaggtattatttggccatgaaaaggaatgaagttctgatacatttCACAACAGAGATGAACCTTGAAatcatgatgctaagtgaaagaagccagacaaaaaaggccatatattgtatgagcccatttatatgaaatgcccagaatagacaaatccacagagacagaaaacagttcagtggttgccaggagctagagggaaggaggaatgaggAGTGGttgctaatgggtatgggatttctGTTTGGGggcaataaaaatacaatattctgGAATTGGAGAGTGGCCATCCATTTGCAATTtgtgaatttaataaaaaaccactgccagagggaaggaaggtgggggggatgggcaagatgggtgaaagggagtgggagatacggCTTCCACTTGTGAAATGAGTAAGACATGGGAATGAATGGTACGGCAtagagaatacagtcaatggtattgtaacatggttgtgtggtgacagatggtagctacacagtggtgagcatagcataactaTAAAGTTGTTGAATCCCTATGTGgtacattgtgtgtcaactatactcaaagagaacaaaataaaacccaaccactgaattgtatactttaaaagggtgaacttAAGAAAAGAGTGGCTTTATGGtacatgaattatatttcaataagttgtgtaaaaaaatgagaagaaacaatACAAATCCCTTCTCCAATCCAGCATagactaattaaatcagaatttctggaaatGGGACCTGgacataggtttttttttgttttttttttaagttcttgatgtacagccagagttgagaacaATGCAGGTGACAAAAAACTGCTAGTAACTTAGTTCTATGCATCTTCCTTTTtcccaaagcaaaaacaaaacacctgacACTTGAATGCAAATCCAGGTTAAATTGgaggttttattttaatagatttttattttatttggctctTCAGTATGGGTGTGGCTtcaaaaaaccttttttaaaaaaatgcaaataggtAGACAATTATTAGCATAACCCAAAATaacagcaattttcttttttggcctgTATTAAATTTTGAGTCAGAGACACAAAGCCATTCATTGTTTTCGAGAAATTCGTTGTTTTAGAGTAAAGGAAAATTTAGAGAAATTTGCGAAGTTGATTCTTAGTTAAGTGGTCTATTTCTCAGGTGGTTGTAGTTTACTTGGGTTTTTAGTCGTAGTTTTGCTCACCATCTATTCAGCGATTTTAGACGAATCATCTAATATTTCTGGGCCTCAtacagtcattttaaaaaaaggaatatattgtCATGTGCCAGGCAATGGGGATACAGTGGTAAACAAGATGGAATAGATGTGTTCTCTTCCTCGTGTAGGTTATAATACCTAGCTTCAGGTTCTTTGCTTTAAAAGTGAAGAGACTGAACTAGGTGGTCTCCAGATTCTTTGATCTTTTACTGGAATAGCATAGAGGTAGAGAAATGGAATAGAGGCAGAGCTCTTGTACACCTCTTCCATCTCCTGTGATTTAAGGGAATGATTATGTGAAGTGCTTGAGAAGGCTCCTCTCAGAATTTGCTATGGAAGGTAAGTTCAACTCTTGGGGTTATGTCTTCTCTTACTTTTTATCCTACTCTTGGAATGGTCAACAAACAAAGTCCAAatgtttcaaaacattttaattccttcACAAAAGCCTGTATCACAACTTAAAGCCAGATCTATTTGTGTATCCATGTCAGGTGTTAAAAAGCCATTTCCAAGGATCCCACTCAATCAAGAAGATACACAATTATGCACGGTTAACATCTTTGGAATCTTAGCACAGATTCAAAAATTCCAGATCCATAGCTGTGGTGCTCAGTGCCAACAGAAGGCCACATTCTGCCCTCCAAGTGAAAACACGCTCCATCGTTTCATTCAAAGGAGGATGAAAATAATATCAAAACACAAACTTTTAAACTCTCAGTATAATTATCTTCCAAAGAGCTCCTGCATCTTCATCTGCCAAGAGAAAGCCTTTGCTGGAGAtctgtttattttgttaattaatttgtcttgatttcaggaaaaaaaaagtcctcacgCCCTTGTTCTAAGcaaatgatttttccttcttcagaaaACAAGATTTTGGTGAAGCAGTTGCCCAGGCTTGTGGTATACAACAATGAGGTCAACCTGAGCTGCAAGTATACCCACAACCTCTTCTCAAAGGAGTTCCGGGCATCCCTTTATAAGGGAGTAGATAGTGCTGTGGAAGTCTGTGTTGTGAATGGAAATTACTCTCATCAGCCTCAGTTCTACTCAAGTACAGGATTCGATTGTGATGGGAAATTGGGCAACGAAACAGTGACATTCTACCTCCGGAAGTTGTTTGTTAACCAAACGGATATTTACTTCTGCAAAATTGAGGTCATGTATCCACCTCCTTACATAGACAATGAGAAGAGCAATGGGACCATTATCCATGTGAAAGGTAACACACAACTCTACCCGTGCACTGCTCTAAAGTAATGGTTTTCAATGGCACTCTTGAAAACTAGGTCATGATCAGTGGTGGGG
Above is a window of Neomonachus schauinslandi chromosome 3, ASM220157v2, whole genome shotgun sequence DNA encoding:
- the CD28 gene encoding T-cell-specific surface glycoprotein CD28, with amino-acid sequence MILRLLLALNFFPSIQVTENKILVKQLPRLVVYNNEVNLSCKYTHNLFSKEFRASLYKGVDSAVEVCVVNGNYSHQPQFYSSTGFDCDGKLGNETVTFYLRKLFVNQTDIYFCKIEVMYPPPYIDNEKSNGTIIHVKEKHLCPAQPTPESSKPFWVLVVVGGVLVFYSLLVTVALCACWMKSKRSRILQSDYMNMTPRRPGPARRHYQPYAPARDFAAYRS